Proteins co-encoded in one Rhodococcus sp. PAMC28707 genomic window:
- a CDS encoding iron ABC transporter permease — MATAVETRTAPSESTSTRRSRFPLGVILALLIVGLLAAIAAAASFGSVRIPVGDVWAIVMHKVMPGTFESWWTEARAVIVLDSRLPRSLTAAVVGASLAIAGGVAQAVTRNPLADPYLLGVSSGAGFGVVLVMTLGIGAGALGVFTIPAAAFIGAMIPLFLALLIGGRYPQSTAIVLVGVALGAVFSALITFTLLVFADEHTLSGVLHWLAGGFGDARWSTLTFPTIALLVVGTVLLLSAPRMDLLKTGDDGAAALGLNVQRFRVLQLLAVSMLAGAAVSVGGGIGFVGLLVPHLAGYIVGTRAIRLLPVAAMLGAIALVGADTLARSVSSSTEVPVGVVTALVGAPIFVFMLSRQYGRAQR, encoded by the coding sequence CGTCGACTCGACGCTCACGCTTTCCGCTCGGCGTAATTCTTGCACTGCTGATCGTCGGTCTTCTGGCTGCAATCGCAGCGGCAGCATCGTTCGGGTCGGTACGGATTCCCGTCGGTGACGTCTGGGCGATCGTGATGCACAAGGTGATGCCGGGAACGTTCGAATCCTGGTGGACCGAGGCCCGCGCAGTGATCGTCCTCGACTCCAGACTTCCGCGGTCGTTGACTGCAGCGGTCGTCGGTGCCTCGCTTGCTATCGCGGGCGGTGTCGCACAGGCCGTCACACGTAACCCGCTTGCCGATCCGTATCTGCTGGGAGTGTCCTCGGGAGCGGGCTTCGGCGTCGTGTTGGTGATGACGCTGGGAATCGGGGCAGGTGCACTGGGAGTTTTCACCATCCCGGCAGCGGCATTCATCGGGGCGATGATCCCGTTGTTCCTGGCATTGTTGATCGGTGGCAGGTACCCACAGTCGACGGCAATCGTCCTCGTCGGCGTCGCCTTGGGCGCCGTGTTCTCGGCGTTGATCACGTTCACTCTTCTGGTATTCGCCGACGAACACACCCTGAGTGGTGTTTTGCATTGGCTTGCAGGAGGATTCGGCGACGCGCGTTGGTCGACGTTGACTTTCCCCACGATCGCGCTCCTGGTGGTCGGCACAGTGCTGTTGCTCAGTGCGCCGCGTATGGACCTGCTCAAAACAGGTGACGACGGCGCCGCCGCTCTGGGATTGAATGTGCAGCGATTCCGTGTACTTCAGCTCCTGGCCGTCTCGATGCTTGCCGGTGCTGCCGTATCCGTCGGTGGCGGAATCGGTTTCGTGGGTTTGCTCGTACCTCATCTCGCGGGATACATCGTCGGTACCAGGGCCATCAGACTGCTTCCTGTGGCGGCCATGCTCGGGGCGATCGCGTTGGTAGGGGCAGACACACTTGCACGATCGGTTTCCAGCAGCACCGAGGTGCCGGTCGGAGTGGTCACCGCACTGGTCGGCGCACCGATCTTCGTGTTCATGCTCTCTCGTCAGTACGGAAGGGCCCAGCGATGA
- a CDS encoding ABC transporter ATP-binding protein translates to MTLSIHEVTARLGSREVLHGINFSVRPGEILGLVGPNGSGKTTALRCCYRALTPASGSVLVDHIDARSMKRAELARTVGVASQEPEASVGLTVRESVALGRVPHRGWFSPPTASDDEVVTSCLRRLELFGLADRDVGALSGGERQRVSIARALAQQPRILLLDEPTNHLDLRHQLIVMSAIADLAADGLAIVITVHDLRLAVEYCSSLAVLDGGSVVASGPTPEVLTDTLLAEVFGIRATVRTHPRPVIDVHGLA, encoded by the coding sequence ATGACTCTGTCGATACACGAGGTCACTGCCCGGCTCGGATCGCGAGAAGTGTTGCACGGCATTAATTTCAGTGTCCGTCCCGGGGAAATTCTGGGACTCGTCGGACCCAACGGATCAGGTAAGACCACGGCGCTGCGCTGCTGCTACCGGGCGTTGACACCGGCGTCCGGGTCCGTCCTCGTCGACCATATCGACGCACGGTCGATGAAGCGCGCGGAACTCGCGCGGACCGTCGGCGTCGCATCGCAGGAACCCGAGGCGTCCGTCGGACTGACGGTCCGAGAATCGGTCGCGCTCGGGAGGGTGCCGCACCGCGGTTGGTTCTCGCCCCCGACCGCATCCGACGACGAGGTAGTGACATCCTGCCTGCGCCGGTTGGAGTTGTTCGGTCTGGCCGACCGTGACGTCGGGGCATTGTCCGGCGGTGAGCGGCAACGCGTTTCCATTGCCCGCGCACTGGCTCAACAGCCACGAATTCTGCTGCTCGACGAGCCGACCAACCATCTCGATCTGCGCCACCAACTCATAGTCATGAGCGCCATTGCCGACCTGGCTGCCGACGGGCTCGCTATCGTCATCACTGTGCACGATCTGCGTCTGGCCGTCGAGTACTGCTCCTCGCTGGCGGTTCTCGACGGCGGATCCGTCGTCGCTTCGGGCCCGACTCCCGAGGTTCTGACCGACACGTTGCTGGCGGAGGTGTTCGGCATTCGCGCGACGGTCCGTACCCATCCGAGGCCCGTCATCGACGTACACGGGCTGGCATGA